From one Gracilibacillus salinarum genomic stretch:
- a CDS encoding YczE/YyaS/YitT family protein, with protein MRKIGKSFLIYFIGISILTLGITLTIQSQLGTSPFDALLVGLYRTFGLTIGSWEIVVGSAIVLLNAVALKARPELLAILTSLITGVGIDTWLLLFGEWLIPDYLVEQVLLVLLGILFSGIGIAIYLESNFAPNPMDRSMVILTDKTSWSFSWSRAIISILLIIIAFFFNGAIGIGTLLNALITGVIIQRVRPYVWVILYKRPTQKANP; from the coding sequence ATGAGAAAAATCGGTAAATCATTTCTGATATATTTTATTGGGATTTCCATATTAACACTAGGAATTACTCTCACAATTCAATCCCAATTAGGCACTTCACCATTTGATGCATTACTTGTTGGTTTATATCGAACATTTGGATTAACCATAGGTAGTTGGGAAATCGTTGTTGGGTCTGCTATAGTTTTGCTTAATGCAGTAGCTTTAAAAGCAAGACCAGAACTTTTAGCTATATTAACCTCCCTTATTACAGGAGTTGGCATTGATACGTGGCTTTTGTTATTTGGAGAATGGTTAATACCTGATTATTTAGTAGAACAAGTTTTATTAGTATTACTAGGTATTCTTTTTAGTGGAATAGGTATTGCTATTTATTTAGAATCAAATTTTGCACCAAATCCTATGGACCGTTCGATGGTTATTTTAACAGATAAAACAAGTTGGTCTTTTAGTTGGTCACGGGCGATCATTAGTATTCTATTAATAATTATTGCTTTCTTCTTCAATGGTGCTATTGGTATTGGAACATTGCTAAATGCATTAATCACGGGTGTTATAATCCAGCGGGTTCGCCCATATGTTTGGGTCATTCTTTATAAACGTCCTACACAAAAGGCAAATCCATAA
- a CDS encoding dihydrodipicolinate synthase family protein: MLTEKVHIAVPTAFFEDESLNIQGTISHIKDLYKQGVKSVLVSGTTGEQHSLNLQEKIEIINGLELEEELISNMEIIFGVASIRQKEAEELAEKIRHTRISGIMLGYPPYVIPTQEEAFVYTKRIIDLSNKPTILYNNPKRTGFDLSEKSIIQLSKIDLMVGIKDAGNKEKVERIKNDMHRNDVYFYAGGEVDLEEKVLHGYDRLSSIAGNVSPTEISQWFQKILMKQKVSKQESVKTENILKQIYQGNAIVNIKKNINQKGIPMGGCRSPLGNILD, from the coding sequence ATGCTGACAGAAAAAGTTCATATTGCTGTGCCAACAGCTTTTTTTGAAGATGAATCTTTAAATATTCAAGGAACAATAAGTCATATAAAAGATTTGTATAAACAAGGAGTAAAATCTGTTCTTGTTTCTGGAACTACTGGAGAGCAGCATAGTCTAAACCTCCAAGAGAAAATTGAAATAATAAACGGTTTAGAATTGGAAGAAGAACTCATTAGTAATATGGAAATTATATTTGGGGTAGCTTCAATTAGACAGAAAGAAGCAGAGGAATTAGCTGAAAAGATTCGTCACACAAGAATATCAGGTATCATGCTTGGGTATCCACCGTATGTTATACCGACACAAGAAGAAGCATTCGTTTACACAAAGCGGATTATTGACCTTAGTAATAAACCTACAATTTTATATAATAATCCAAAAAGAACTGGATTTGATTTATCAGAGAAGAGTATTATTCAATTAAGTAAAATAGACTTAATGGTTGGAATAAAAGATGCTGGAAACAAAGAAAAAGTTGAACGAATAAAAAATGATATGCATAGAAATGATGTTTATTTTTATGCTGGTGGAGAAGTGGATTTAGAAGAAAAAGTATTACATGGATATGATCGTCTTTCTTCTATTGCTGGGAATGTTTCACCGACAGAAATTAGTCAATGGTTTCAAAAAATTCTTATGAAACAAAAAGTAAGTAAACAAGAAAGCGTAAAAACGGAAAATATTTTGAAGCAAATTTATCAAGGAAATGCTATTGTGAATATTAAAAAAAATATTAATCAAAAGGGTATTCCAATGGGGGGGTGTAGGAGTCCATTAGGTAATATTTTAGACTGA
- a CDS encoding GNAT family N-acetyltransferase: MSIEIVRASDLGEVYRKRISEIFVDGFGHELTFFTQDKQRLAQALEHMFNLNVFYCALVEGEMAGITACTDSFEQSVTLDKRKIMKHLGLFKGMIAYKFLKPEFEKQPVLTGSKLASVEFVATASAYRKKGIATALLQYVQKLSPYQQYILEVANVNLRAIQLYQQLGFKEFKRIKPKHSKKSGIDYLIYMKYDSK; the protein is encoded by the coding sequence ATGTCTATAGAAATTGTTCGAGCTAGCGATCTGGGCGAGGTGTACAGGAAGCGAATAAGTGAAATTTTTGTCGATGGTTTTGGACATGAACTGACGTTTTTTACACAGGATAAGCAAAGATTAGCACAAGCGTTGGAACATATGTTTAATCTAAACGTTTTTTATTGTGCACTAGTTGAAGGTGAAATGGCAGGGATAACAGCCTGTACGGATAGCTTTGAGCAATCTGTCACTTTAGATAAGAGGAAGATAATGAAACATTTAGGCCTGTTCAAAGGAATGATAGCATATAAATTCCTAAAACCAGAATTTGAGAAGCAGCCTGTACTTACAGGTTCAAAACTTGCATCTGTAGAGTTTGTCGCCACCGCCTCTGCGTATAGAAAAAAAGGTATTGCGACTGCTCTATTACAATATGTGCAGAAACTCTCTCCTTACCAACAGTATATTCTGGAAGTTGCCAACGTGAACTTAAGAGCCATCCAGCTTTATCAGCAGTTAGGATTCAAAGAATTTAAACGGATAAAACCTAAACATAGTAAGAAAAGCGGTATCGATTATTTGATATATATGAAATATGATAGCAAGTAA